Proteins from a genomic interval of Zingiber officinale cultivar Zhangliang chromosome 1B, Zo_v1.1, whole genome shotgun sequence:
- the LOC121980167 gene encoding protein DWARF AND LOW-TILLERING-like: protein MLRCGVSTCSDHLVPQASAWRGGAIDVAEAGGVGRHWERRRSRKRSIELETLDDSDQTKRTRTGELEDDSSTGEEDEKYTIEDSSPGSSSWCRDYSSSPGKRNEPNRYVAGAIGNPTEQQGFEVVSFLTSCAESIASANCLAINFFLARLGETATTTGASPIHRVSAYFTEAFALRAVKLFPRIFSIAPPRSLVHPSDDDNHVALRILDCTTPIPKFLHFTVNEMLSKAFEGQDRVHIIDFDIKQGVQWPSLLQSLASRRHPPTHVRITGIGESRQELADTGLRLSRLAESMGLAFEFHAVVDRVEDVRLWMLHVKREECVAINCVLMLHRALHDETGKAFSDLLELVRSTNPAIVVMAEQEVKHNEANWGRRMARSLKYYTAIFDALDHAMPKDSLARIKVEEMFAKEIRNIIACEGDDRVERHENFQGWKRLMEDGGFRNLGFRQRDMLQIHMILKMYSCSENYKLEKQGEGEALTLKWLDQALYTVSAWVPSKVAGSSSTSQSNLLLASA, encoded by the exons ATGCTTCGATGTGGAGTATCGACGTGCTCAGATCATCTCG TGCCCCAAGCATCCGCGTGGCGCGGTGGAGCCATTGACGTGGCGGAAGCTGGTGGCGTCGGCAGGCACTGGGAGCGCCGGAGGAGCCGGAAAAGATCCATCGAACTCGAAACCCTCGACGACAGCGATCAAACCAAGAGGACGAGGACTGGCGAGCTCGAGGATGACTCGAGCACCGGCGAAGAAGATGAAAAATACACAATCGAGGATTCGTCTCCCGGCTCCAGCTCTTGGTGCAGAGACTACAGTTCATCGCCAGGGAAGCGCAATGAACCTAATCGTTATGTTGCCGGTGCAATAGGCAACCCGACGGAGCAGCAGGGGTTTGAAGTCGTGAGCTTTCTCACGTCCTGCGCCGAGTCCATCGCCTCGGCGAACTGCCTAGCCATCAACTTTTTCTTAGCTCGACTCGGCGAGACGGCCACCACGACCGGCGCCTCCCCCATCCACCGAGTCTCCGCCTACTTCACAGAAGCTTTCGCGCTCCGAGCCGTTAAGTTGTTCCCTCGCATCTTCTCCATCGCTCCGCCGCGGAGCCTTGTTCACCCTTCGGACGACGATAACCACGTGGCCTTGCGGATCCTCGACTGCACCACTCCCATCCCAAAGTTCCTCCACTTCACCGTCAACGAGATGCTGTCGAAGGCATTCGAAGGGCAAGACAGAGTGCATATCATCGATTTCGACATCAAGCAAGGTGTTCAGTGGCCAAGCTTGCTCCAGAGCTTGGCTTCCAGGCGTCACCCGCCCACACACGTGCGCATCACCGGAATCGGGGAGTCCAGGCAGGAGCTCGCCGACACAGGGCTCAGGCTATCTCGTCTAGCGGAATCGATGGGCCTCGCCTTCGAGTTCCACGCGGTCGTGGACAGGGTGGAGGACGTGAGGCTCTGGATGCTCCATGTCAAGAGGGAGGAGTGCGTGGCCATCAACTGCGTTCTAATGCTTCACCGGGCGCTCCATGACGAGACCGGGAAGGCTTTCTCCGACCTTCTTGAGCTCGTCAGGAGCACGAACCCAGCAATTGTGGTGATGGCAGAACAAGAAGTGAAGCACAACGAAGCCAATTGGGGGAGAAGGATGGCCAGATCATTGAAGTACTACACGGCCATCTTTGATGCCTTGGATCACGCTATGCCCAAGGACAGCCTTGCCAGGATCAAAGTCGAAGAGATGTTTGCCAAAGAGATCAGGAACATAATTGCTTGTGAAGGTGATGATCGCGTCGAAAGGCACGAAAATTTCCAGGGCTGGAAGAGGCTAATGGAGGACGGTGGTTTCAGAAACCTGGGATTCAGACAAAGAGACATGCTTCAAATTCACATGATACTGAAGATGTACAGTTGTAGTGAGAACTACAAGTTGGAGAAACAAGGGGAAGGTGAAGCACTCACTCTCAAGTGGTTGGATCAGGCTCTCTACACTGTCTCAGCTTGGGTTCCTTCAAAAGTCGCAGGCAGTTCCTCTACTTCTCAATCAAATCTGCTGCTGGCTTCTGCATGA